In Silvanigrella paludirubra, the following are encoded in one genomic region:
- a CDS encoding AzlC family ABC transporter permease, which produces MIIEALKDSKPTAFGYLLLGGAFGILFQSLNVHWFYGILMSAMVYAGFSQFIAIPILAAHGSLFSIAIATFLVNLRHIFYGIAFLDKFKVNKILKGYLIFGLTDECFSIISSKNKINNRKYEATIVILCHIYWIIGTFIGIFLHKEISGFDINFLFFSLVALFAILTVDSFKANKDIYSLSTGILTYIFFKFIGVQEILFFSMLTSFFIIYFWIFLSDNTEEKDVI; this is translated from the coding sequence ATGATAATTGAAGCGTTAAAAGATAGCAAACCAACAGCTTTTGGATATTTATTACTTGGAGGTGCCTTTGGCATACTTTTTCAAAGTTTAAATGTACATTGGTTTTATGGTATTTTAATGAGCGCCATGGTTTATGCCGGGTTTTCTCAATTTATTGCTATACCTATTTTGGCAGCGCATGGTTCACTATTTAGCATTGCAATTGCAACTTTTTTAGTGAATTTAAGGCATATATTTTATGGTATTGCTTTTTTAGATAAATTTAAAGTTAATAAAATATTAAAAGGATATCTTATTTTTGGACTTACAGATGAATGCTTTTCTATTATAAGTTCAAAAAATAAAATAAATAATAGAAAATACGAAGCTACAATTGTTATTCTTTGCCATATTTACTGGATTATTGGTACATTTATTGGAATATTTCTTCATAAAGAAATATCAGGATTTGATATAAATTTTTTATTTTTTTCACTTGTTGCTCTGTTTGCAATACTAACAGTAGATTCATTTAAAGCTAATAAAGATATATATTCTCTTTCTACAGGAATTCTTACTTATATTTTCTTTAAATTTATTGGTGTTCAAGAAATATTATTTTTTAGTATGCTAACAAGTTTTTTTATAATCTATTTTTGGATATTTTTAAGCGACAATACCGAGGAAAAAGATGTCATTTGA
- a CDS encoding branched-chain amino acid transporter permease, protein MSFDRYQTYILSAIIIMSLVTYLTRVVPFIFFQNIKNELIKKTGSHLPVCLMAILTIHSIDSLKEFDPNYLINGWIACASSVLFYCTIRSVLVSMILGTTVYYFVLNYL, encoded by the coding sequence ATGTCATTTGATAGGTATCAAACTTATATCCTTTCAGCAATTATTATTATGAGTTTAGTCACATATCTTACAAGAGTTGTTCCTTTTATTTTTTTCCAAAATATAAAGAATGAACTTATAAAAAAAACAGGCTCACATCTCCCAGTTTGTTTAATGGCTATTTTGACAATCCATTCAATTGACTCACTCAAAGAGTTTGATCCAAACTATCTCATTAATGGCTGGATAGCATGCGCTTCTTCTGTGCTTTTCTATTGCACGATAAGATCTGTTTTAGTTAGCATGATTCTTGGAACAACCGTTTATTATTTTGTGTTAAATTATTTATAA
- a CDS encoding HU family DNA-binding protein, which produces MAKPETVSTSQMIANVAAKFDQLPKKITKEVIADFLNTVESEVASGKKLRIDKIGILQVKERAPRMGRNPQTGEEIKIPASKKIAFRAAKSLKEQVTGSRSPSKAKKAAAATLAKKKK; this is translated from the coding sequence ATGGCTAAGCCAGAGACAGTTTCTACTAGTCAAATGATTGCGAATGTTGCAGCTAAATTCGATCAACTTCCTAAGAAAATAACAAAAGAAGTGATCGCCGATTTTCTAAATACTGTTGAAAGTGAAGTAGCTTCTGGCAAGAAACTTCGCATCGATAAAATTGGAATTTTACAAGTTAAAGAGCGCGCTCCACGCATGGGTCGCAATCCACAGACAGGCGAAGAAATTAAAATCCCAGCTTCCAAAAAAATTGCATTCCGCGCAGCGAAGTCACTAAAAGAGCAAGTAACTGGCTCACGTTCTCCATCTAAAGCAAAAAAAGCAGCGGCAGCTACTCTAGCTAAAAAGAAAAAGTAA
- the eno gene encoding phosphopyruvate hydratase yields MSLIDAIRARQILDSRGNPTVEVEVLTTEGYVGRASVPSGASTGEHEACELRDGDKSYYQGKSVLKAIENINEHIAPLLEGVIDVSEQAAIDDLLIEADGTENKSKFGANAILAVSMACAKAAAEESGLQLFRYLGGTFAKTLPVPLMNVINGGAHADNNVDFQEFMLVPHGFNNFSDSLRAGVEIFHNLKKVLTEKKLATTVGDEGGFAPNLNSNEQALQLLKLAIEKSGYKIGTQISFALDVAASSFFKDGKYNLEGEGVKKSSAEMVDMYEDLCNKYPIVSIEDGLDENDWEGWKLLTDRLGKKIQLVGDDLFVTNPKLLAKGIDKGIANSILIKLNQIGTVTETLKAIELAKVNGYTTIISHRSGETEDSFIADLAVATNSGQIKTGSASRTDRIAKYNQLIRIEEELGNTASFAWRMGRRI; encoded by the coding sequence ATGTCACTAATCGACGCTATTCGCGCTCGTCAAATTTTAGATTCTAGAGGAAATCCTACTGTTGAAGTTGAAGTTTTAACAACAGAAGGCTATGTAGGACGCGCTTCCGTACCATCTGGAGCAAGTACAGGTGAACACGAAGCTTGTGAACTTCGTGACGGTGATAAATCATATTATCAAGGTAAAAGCGTTTTAAAAGCGATAGAAAATATAAATGAACACATTGCACCATTATTAGAAGGTGTAATTGATGTTTCAGAACAAGCAGCAATTGATGATTTGCTTATTGAAGCAGATGGCACTGAAAATAAATCTAAATTTGGTGCAAATGCTATTTTAGCTGTATCCATGGCTTGCGCTAAAGCAGCTGCAGAAGAATCTGGCCTACAATTATTCCGTTATTTAGGTGGTACTTTTGCAAAAACATTACCAGTTCCATTAATGAATGTTATTAACGGTGGAGCTCATGCAGACAATAATGTAGATTTTCAAGAGTTTATGTTAGTACCACATGGCTTTAATAATTTCTCCGACTCCTTGAGAGCTGGTGTTGAAATTTTTCATAATCTAAAAAAAGTTTTAACTGAAAAAAAATTGGCTACAACTGTTGGTGATGAAGGAGGATTTGCTCCTAATTTAAATAGCAATGAACAAGCTCTTCAATTATTAAAATTAGCTATTGAAAAATCAGGATACAAAATTGGTACGCAAATTAGTTTTGCTCTTGACGTAGCTGCAAGCTCATTTTTCAAAGATGGAAAATACAATTTAGAAGGCGAAGGCGTTAAAAAATCTTCTGCTGAAATGGTAGATATGTATGAAGATCTTTGCAATAAATATCCTATTGTGAGTATTGAAGACGGCCTCGATGAAAATGATTGGGAAGGCTGGAAATTATTAACAGATAGACTTGGTAAGAAAATTCAACTTGTTGGTGATGACCTATTTGTTACAAATCCTAAATTACTTGCAAAAGGAATTGATAAAGGAATAGCAAATTCTATTCTTATTAAATTAAATCAAATCGGAACTGTAACAGAAACATTAAAAGCTATTGAACTAGCTAAGGTGAATGGCTATACAACTATTATTTCTCACAGAAGTGGAGAAACAGAAGACTCCTTTATAGCTGATCTCGCTGTTGCTACAAACTCAGGCCAAATTAAAACAGGAAGCGCTTCACGCACGGATCGTATTGCAAAATACAACCAACTCATTCGTATTGAAGAAGAACTTGGAAACACAGCAAGCTTTGCTTGGAGAATGGGACGTCGTATTTAA
- a CDS encoding ATP-binding protein, giving the protein MSANRSFEEIFISLQNLAELREQEQEENDSSPIKNQIHSCRCGKNEYSHSIDDSDDNENEEIEDNEPSEPIYIERTQNGLRFAVCPACNPRLHCALCEGTGHRVLSKVHLFETNEGEFEHETEEICPNSCSCTHTERLVTLLNKADIPSKYMEADITSLKDDHLNENQSKKLNENIRKIVNFCTQVASSSLSNFSKNQKYFITLFGPVGSGKTLLAVSALKMAIIDYGFSGKFVDFQFLLNQIKAEYEQKRSGESILKELREVDILIIDELGKGRNENEWQLEKLDDLINSRYNARKITILTTNYLPPNYKYDDKDIPRTINKEVNDFWREGKVNASQGNVPVHESFWNVSLLERIGARMYERIYEVSDFIDFTGLPSYRKYIGKSFLELYSSKNN; this is encoded by the coding sequence ATGAGTGCAAATCGTTCTTTTGAAGAAATTTTTATTTCATTACAAAATTTAGCTGAATTAAGAGAACAAGAGCAAGAAGAAAATGATTCTTCTCCTATAAAAAATCAAATCCACTCTTGCAGATGTGGCAAAAATGAATATTCCCATTCAATTGATGATTCCGATGATAATGAAAACGAAGAAATTGAAGACAATGAACCAAGCGAACCTATTTATATAGAGCGAACTCAAAATGGATTGCGTTTTGCTGTTTGCCCAGCTTGCAATCCTCGTTTGCATTGCGCTTTATGCGAGGGAACAGGTCATAGAGTTCTTTCAAAAGTACATTTGTTTGAAACAAATGAAGGTGAGTTCGAACATGAAACAGAAGAAATTTGTCCTAACTCTTGTTCTTGTACACACACAGAAAGACTCGTTACCTTATTAAACAAAGCTGATATTCCTAGTAAGTATATGGAAGCAGATATTACTTCATTAAAAGACGATCACTTAAATGAAAATCAGTCTAAAAAATTAAATGAAAACATTAGAAAAATTGTTAATTTTTGTACGCAAGTTGCTTCTAGCTCTTTAAGTAATTTTAGTAAAAATCAAAAATATTTTATAACCTTATTTGGACCAGTTGGATCAGGAAAAACATTATTAGCAGTTTCTGCTTTAAAAATGGCTATTATTGACTATGGTTTTTCTGGAAAATTTGTTGATTTTCAGTTTTTACTAAATCAAATTAAAGCAGAATATGAGCAAAAACGTTCTGGTGAAAGTATTTTAAAAGAACTTAGAGAAGTTGACATTCTTATTATCGACGAACTAGGAAAAGGTCGTAATGAAAATGAATGGCAACTTGAAAAACTAGATGATCTTATAAATTCTAGATATAATGCTAGAAAAATAACTATTTTAACGACAAATTATTTACCGCCTAATTATAAATATGACGATAAAGATATTCCAAGAACAATAAATAAAGAAGTAAATGATTTTTGGCGTGAAGGTAAAGTAAATGCTAGCCAAGGAAACGTACCTGTTCATGAATCTTTTTGGAATGTTTCTTTATTAGAAAGAATTGGCGCACGAATGTATGAAAGAATTTATGAAGTGTCCGATTTTATTGACTTCACCGGACTTCCTAGTTATAGAAAATATATTGGAAAAAGTTTTTTAGAATTATATTCATCTAAAAACAATTGA